The Papio anubis isolate 15944 chromosome 1, Panubis1.0, whole genome shotgun sequence genome window below encodes:
- the TMCC2 gene encoding transmembrane and coiled-coil domains protein 2 isoform X6 translates to MNQVVQPLMSRHSACRGSQAHLSWVDKGDLVALSLPAGHGDTDGPISLDVPDGAPDPQRTKAAIDHLHQKILKITEQIKIEQEARDDNVAEYLKLANNADKQQVSRIKQVFEKKNQKSAQTIAQLHKKLEHYRRRLKEIEQNGPSRQPKDVLRDMQQGLKDVGANVRAGISGFGGGVVEGVKGSLSGLSQATHTAVVSKPREFASLIRNKFGSADNIAHLKDPLEDGPPEEAARALSGSATLVSSPKYGSDDECSSASASSAGAGSNSGAGPSGALGSPKSSALYGAAGNLDALLEELREIKEGQSHLEDSMEDLKTQLQRDYTYMTQCLQEERYRYERLEEQLNDLTELHQNEMTNLKQELASMEEKVAYQSYERARDIQEAVESCLTRVTKLELQQQQQQVVQLEGVENANARALLGKFINVILALMAVLLVFVSTVANFITPLMKTRLRITSTALLVLVLFLLWKHWDSLTYLLEHVLLPS, encoded by the exons GTCGACAAGGGAGACTTGGTGGCCCTGAGCCTCCCCGCCGGCCATGGTGACACTGACGGCCCCATCAGCCTGGATGTGCCCGACGGGGCACCGGACCCCCAGCGGACCAAGGCCGCCATTGACCACCTGCACCAGAAGATCCTGAAGATCACCGAGCAGATCAAGATCGAGCAGGAGGCTCGCGACGACAACGTGGCAGAGTACCTGAAACTGGCCAACAACGCAGACAAGCAGCAGGTGTCGCGCATCAAGCAGGTGTTCGAGAAGAAGAACCAGAAGTCAGCCCAGACCATCGCCCAGCTGCACAAGAAGCTGGAGCACTACCGCCGTCGCCTGAAGGAGATCGAGCAGAACGGGCCCTCGCGGCAGCCCAAGGACGTGCTGCGGGACATGCAGCAGGGGCTGAAGGATGTGGGCGCCAACGTGCGCGCAGGCATCAGTGGCTTTGGGGGCGGCGTGGTGGAGGGCGTCAAGGGCAGCCTCTCCGGTCTCTCACAGGCCACCCACACCGCCGTGGTGTCCAAGCCCCGGGAGTTTGCCAGCCTCATCCGCAACAAGTTTGGCAGTGCTGACAACATCGCTCACCTGAAGGACCCCCTGGAAGATGGGCCTCCCGAGGAGGCAGCCCGGGCACTGAGCGGCAGTGCCACACTCGTCTCCAGCCCCAAGTATGGCAGCGATGACGAGTGCTCCAGTGCCAGCGCCAGCTCAGCCGGGGCAGGCAGCAACTCGGGGGCTGGGCCCAGCGGAGCACTGGGGAGCCCTAAGTCCAGTGCACTGTATGGTGCTGCTGGAAACCTGGATGCTCTGCTGGAAGAGCTACGGGAGATCAAGGAGGGACAGTCTCACCTGGAGGACTCCATGGAAGACCTGAAGACTCAGCTGCAGAGGGACTACACCTACATGACCCAGTGCCTGCAGGAGGAGCGCTACAG GTATGAGCGGCTGGAGGAGCAGCTCAACGACCTGACTGAGCTTCACCAGAATGAGATGACGAACCTGAAGCAGGAGTTGGCCAGTATGGAGGAGAAGGTGGCCTACCAGTCCTATGAGAGGGCGCGGGACATCCAG GAGGCCGTGGAGTCCTGCCTGACCCGGGTCACCAAGCTGGAGCtgcaacagcaacagcagcaggtGGTGCAGCTGGAGGGCGTGGAGAACGCCAACGCGCGGGCGCTGCTGGGCAAGTTCATCAACGTGATCCTGGCGCTCATGGCCGTGCTGCTGGTGTTCGTGTCCACTGTTGCCAACTTCATCACGCCCCTCATGAAGACACGCCTGCGCATCACCAGCACTGCCCTCCTGGTCCTTGTCCTGTTCCTCCTCTGGAAGCACTGGGACTCCCTCACCTACCTCCTGGAGCACGTGTTGCTGCCCAGCTGA
- the TMCC2 gene encoding transmembrane and coiled-coil domains protein 2 isoform X5, translating to MAAAEPGSSGTPARRPRLPGASPVLPRVCDPGDLTHSTDSWGLRAPGTLSPARLRETVPTQVDKGDLVALSLPAGHGDTDGPISLDVPDGAPDPQRTKAAIDHLHQKILKITEQIKIEQEARDDNVAEYLKLANNADKQQVSRIKQVFEKKNQKSAQTIAQLHKKLEHYRRRLKEIEQNGPSRQPKDVLRDMQQGLKDVGANVRAGISGFGGGVVEGVKGSLSGLSQATHTAVVSKPREFASLIRNKFGSADNIAHLKDPLEDGPPEEAARALSGSATLVSSPKYGSDDECSSASASSAGAGSNSGAGPSGALGSPKSSALYGAAGNLDALLEELREIKEGQSHLEDSMEDLKTQLQRDYTYMTQCLQEERYRYERLEEQLNDLTELHQNEMTNLKQELASMEEKVAYQSYERARDIQEAVESCLTRVTKLELQQQQQQVVQLEGVENANARALLGKFINVILALMAVLLVFVSTVANFITPLMKTRLRITSTALLVLVLFLLWKHWDSLTYLLEHVLLPS from the exons ATGGCGGCTGCAGAGCCTGGGAGCTCAGGCACACCTGCTCGCAGGCCCCGGCTTCCTGGAGCAAGCCCAGTGCTGCCCAGGGTCTGTGACCCCGGGGACCTGACGCACTCCACAGACAGCTGGGGCCTCAGAGCTCCGGGCACCTTGTCGCCAGCGCGGCTTCGGGAAACAGTGCCCACACAG GTCGACAAGGGAGACTTGGTGGCCCTGAGCCTCCCCGCCGGCCATGGTGACACTGACGGCCCCATCAGCCTGGATGTGCCCGACGGGGCACCGGACCCCCAGCGGACCAAGGCCGCCATTGACCACCTGCACCAGAAGATCCTGAAGATCACCGAGCAGATCAAGATCGAGCAGGAGGCTCGCGACGACAACGTGGCAGAGTACCTGAAACTGGCCAACAACGCAGACAAGCAGCAGGTGTCGCGCATCAAGCAGGTGTTCGAGAAGAAGAACCAGAAGTCAGCCCAGACCATCGCCCAGCTGCACAAGAAGCTGGAGCACTACCGCCGTCGCCTGAAGGAGATCGAGCAGAACGGGCCCTCGCGGCAGCCCAAGGACGTGCTGCGGGACATGCAGCAGGGGCTGAAGGATGTGGGCGCCAACGTGCGCGCAGGCATCAGTGGCTTTGGGGGCGGCGTGGTGGAGGGCGTCAAGGGCAGCCTCTCCGGTCTCTCACAGGCCACCCACACCGCCGTGGTGTCCAAGCCCCGGGAGTTTGCCAGCCTCATCCGCAACAAGTTTGGCAGTGCTGACAACATCGCTCACCTGAAGGACCCCCTGGAAGATGGGCCTCCCGAGGAGGCAGCCCGGGCACTGAGCGGCAGTGCCACACTCGTCTCCAGCCCCAAGTATGGCAGCGATGACGAGTGCTCCAGTGCCAGCGCCAGCTCAGCCGGGGCAGGCAGCAACTCGGGGGCTGGGCCCAGCGGAGCACTGGGGAGCCCTAAGTCCAGTGCACTGTATGGTGCTGCTGGAAACCTGGATGCTCTGCTGGAAGAGCTACGGGAGATCAAGGAGGGACAGTCTCACCTGGAGGACTCCATGGAAGACCTGAAGACTCAGCTGCAGAGGGACTACACCTACATGACCCAGTGCCTGCAGGAGGAGCGCTACAG GTATGAGCGGCTGGAGGAGCAGCTCAACGACCTGACTGAGCTTCACCAGAATGAGATGACGAACCTGAAGCAGGAGTTGGCCAGTATGGAGGAGAAGGTGGCCTACCAGTCCTATGAGAGGGCGCGGGACATCCAG GAGGCCGTGGAGTCCTGCCTGACCCGGGTCACCAAGCTGGAGCtgcaacagcaacagcagcaggtGGTGCAGCTGGAGGGCGTGGAGAACGCCAACGCGCGGGCGCTGCTGGGCAAGTTCATCAACGTGATCCTGGCGCTCATGGCCGTGCTGCTGGTGTTCGTGTCCACTGTTGCCAACTTCATCACGCCCCTCATGAAGACACGCCTGCGCATCACCAGCACTGCCCTCCTGGTCCTTGTCCTGTTCCTCCTCTGGAAGCACTGGGACTCCCTCACCTACCTCCTGGAGCACGTGTTGCTGCCCAGCTGA